In Aspergillus fumigatus Af293 chromosome 2, whole genome shotgun sequence, a genomic segment contains:
- the ltpA gene encoding tyrosine protein phosphatase LTP1, which yields MYYAAAEHCFACNIPHLDNRKNELQFINQAVDIGALVHGLQWRDLGVVLGHWANGKPICLSLPQCHTPNMSALWLSPLKITLRRKGTNITSCIEEFYLLRLRFGKIPYLFQHNHIFFLSSVLGISIFHGYIRDNLIAPYQQKSSSYHAVAGALFVELVDVPEECLVAEGGATWQNSYRCGGVCNILIGDAYMHLSQCLFNHQAASQQTTIAMTASESPSAEHKVNVLFVCLGNICRSTMAEGVFRNMASTHPLINEIDSAGTGAYHTLEPPDSRTMSTLRRHGITNYNHAARKITKDDFLHFDYLLAMDKYNLRDLLDVRESVVASLRKSGGAKGPRASSGGAGAKVAEVRLFGDFGPGGVLHDRVGGGEVVQDPYYGGVNGFEEVYQQVVRFSKSFLEYLEKKQGSEVEE from the exons ATGTATTATGCAGCTGCAGAGCATTGTTTTGCATGTAATATTCCTCATCTTGACAACCGTAAAAATGAACTTCAATTCATCAATCAAGCCGTGGATATAGGTGCCTTGGTCCACGGGCTACAGTGGAGAGACTTGGGCGTAGTCCTTGGTCACTGGGCCAACGGGAAACCAATCTGCCTGTCACTGCCACAGTGCCACACCCCCAACATGTCCGCCCTGTGGCTCAGCCCTCTAAAAATAACCCTGCGCCGCAAAGGGACTAATATCACTAGTTGTATCGAAGAATTTTATCTTTT ACGCTTGAGATTCGGGAAAATTCCCTATTTGTTTCAACATAATCAT atcttcttcctttccagTGTCTTAGGCATCAGTATTTTTCATGGTTATATCAGGGACAACCTTATAGCTCCTTATCAACAAAAAAGTTCGTCATACCATGCAGTAGCAGGTGCTCTATTTGTTGAACTGGTGGATGTTCCAGAAGAATGTCTTGTGGCTGAAGGCGGTGCAACGTGGCAGAATTCTTATCGCTGTGGCGGGGTCTGCAACATTTTGATCGGAGATGCATACATGCACCTGTCACAGTGCTTGTTCAATCACCAAGCAGCTTCTCAACAGACAACGATCGCAATGACCGCCTCCGAGTCCCCTTCAGCTGAGCACAAAGTCAATGTCCTCTTTGTCTGCCTGGGGAATATTT GCCGCTCCACCATGGCAGAAGGAGTCTTCCGCAACATGGCAAGCACCCATCCATTGATCAACGAGATCGATTCCGCAGGCACAGGAGCCTATCACACACTCGAGCCCCCCGATTCCCGCACCATGTCCACCCTCCGCCGCCACGGCATCACAAACTACAACCACGCGGCGCGGAAGATTACCAAGGATGACTTCTTGCACTTTGACTACCTCCTCGCGATGGATAAATACAACCTGCGGGATCTGCTGGATGTGCGCGAATCGGTTGTTGCTTCGTTGCGAAAGTCTGGAGGTGCCAAGGGTCCTCGGGCGTCGAGCGGAGGTGCCGGCGCGAAAGTTGCGGAGGTGAGGTTGTTTGGTGATTTTGGGCCGGGCGGTGTTCTCCACGACCGAGTAGGTGGTGGTGAGGTTGTGCAGGATCCTTATTACGGTGGTGTTAATGGGTTCGAGGAGGTTTATCAGCAAGTTGTGCGGTTTTCCAAGTCGTTTTTAGagtacttggagaagaagcagggcTCTGAGGTTGAGGAGTGA
- a CDS encoding demethoxyubiquinone hydroxylase family protein, with translation MNSLSSFRKYFLSRSAQSTSPLMLDFLVPSVLRQSRTRHSSTAASSSPDGAQQSSQNSGAGSSKPTYILSKKQREYLDSALRVNQAGELAATLIYAAQTPQVVRSHPHLRPLMKHMYDQEVGHFSTFNKLIAKHRIRPTVMYPIWKVAATFLGWSTAAMGREAAMACTEAVETEIGTHYNDQVREILSWEADAKSRGEELDDELKEMLVTFRRIRDEELEHLDHAIENDAKEAQPYDPLVNVIRLGCRAAIKISERV, from the coding sequence ATGAATTCATTATCTTCCTTTCGAAAATATTTTCTCAGCCGATCCGCTCAGTCAACATCACCATTGATGCTCGACTTTCTCGTTCCGTCAGTTTTGCGCCAGAGTCGCACCCGGCACAGCTCTACAGCAGCGTCTAGTTCTCCGGATGGAGCCCAACAGTCCTCTCAGAATTCGGGGGCTGGATCCTCGAAGCCCACATACATTTTGAGCAAGAAACAACGAGAGTACCTGGACAGCGCACTTCGAGTCAACCAAGCCGGCGAACTTGCCGCAACGCTCATCTATGCTGCGCAAACACCCCAGGTCGTGCGCTCGCATCCCCACCTCCGACCGCTCATGAAGCACATGTACGACCAAGAAGTCGGACACTTCTCGACATTCAACAAACTCATTGCAAAGCACCGGATCCGCCCGACGGTCATGTATCCGATTTGGAAAGTCGCAGCGACATTCTTGGGATGGTCGACGGCAGCCATGGGCCGGGAGGCGGCCATGGCTTGTACGGAGGCAGTGGAGACGGAGATTGGGACTCATTATAACGACCAAGTGCGGGAGATACTTTCATGGGAGGCAGACGCGAAGAGTCGGGGAGAGGAGCTCGATGATGAACTCAAAGAGATGCTGGTAACGTTCCGTCGGATTCGTGATGAGGAGCTAGAGCATTTGGATCATGCTATTGAGAACGATGCCAAGGAGGCGCAGCCTTATGATCCCTTGGTCAATGTGATCCGCTTGGGCTGTAGAGCGGCCATCAAGATCAGTGAACGGGTCTGA